A portion of the Pomacea canaliculata isolate SZHN2017 linkage group LG13, ASM307304v1, whole genome shotgun sequence genome contains these proteins:
- the LOC112553726 gene encoding uncharacterized protein LOC112553726 has product MMFVGDMCNKKRLALSAAIFTLVVIVTVALRSHWSYTAQLEQQLLAHKAKANSSCGTVQLTVLRECVHCQLEELRNEEPYCMETGFKEWVRCADGREVYNWCDITPAVEERTFWIFELCTFIIGAASYTVVYLRQRKNDQLLMDKINRQIGLTT; this is encoded by the exons ATGATGTTTGTTGGCGATATGTGCAATAAAAAACGTCTTGCACTATCAGCTGCGATCTTCACTTT GGTGGTGATTGTTACTGTTGCCCTTCGCAGTCATTGGTCCTACACAGCCCAGCTAGAACAACAGCTCTTGGCACACAAAG CTAAAGCAAACAGCTCCTGTGGTACAGTTCAGCTGACTGTCCTTAGAGAGTGTGTTCACTGTCAACTTGAAGAATTG CGAAATGAAGAACCATATTGCATGGAAACTGGCTTCAAAGAATGGGTCAGATGTGCCGATGGCCGAGAGGTCTACAACTG gtGTGATATCACTCCTGCTGTGGAGGAGCGAACTTTCTGGATTTTTGAACTGTGTACCTTCATCATTGGTGCCGCATCATATACAGTTGTATATTTAAGGCAACGTAAAAATGACCAGTTGTTGATGGACAAAATTAACCGACAGATAGGCCTTACaacataa